In the genome of Nocardia sp. NBC_00416, one region contains:
- a CDS encoding AMP-binding protein — MSAYVDSRVAEILEQFGEPSADVAWLLCDRHPATAKALTVIDEQSAVSEYTYGDLAEASRRAAAVLAGAGVRRGDRVATVMGKSVDLVAVVLGVWRVGAVYVPLFTAFAEDAIGSRLADAGAVLVVADAEQRAKVPEGDWTIIVADAGASDGLSARLAAADPAEVASVAVGGDGALVHMFTSGTTGKPKGVVHPVRYAAGWQGYLEFGLGAGSDSVFWCGADPGWAYGLYTAIVAPLAAGVPTILLRGGFSALTTWKVLEDLAVTDFAAAPTVYRGLRASDAPIPEGLVVRRLSSAGEPLTPEVNEWARTALGLEVHDHYGQTELGMPIGFPHHPQLERPVLAGAMGVALPGWRITVLHESDDVPAAPGQPGRLAAVVADSPFMTFHGYVGGVGSDRFRAEGAYFLTGDIASIDTDAIVRFSARDDDVIIMAGYRIGPFDIESTLLQHSSVKECAVVAGPDDVRGEVVEAFVVLAPGTPESGELIGELQKWVKDNYAAHAYPRRIHFVETLPKTPSGKIQRAQLRRRRRESADLSAGNR; from the coding sequence ATGAGTGCATATGTCGACTCACGTGTCGCGGAGATACTCGAACAGTTCGGGGAACCGAGCGCCGATGTCGCCTGGTTGTTGTGCGACCGGCATCCGGCAACGGCAAAGGCGCTGACCGTTATCGATGAACAGTCGGCAGTCTCCGAGTACACCTATGGTGACCTGGCGGAGGCGTCGCGGCGGGCCGCGGCTGTCCTGGCCGGGGCAGGTGTGCGGCGCGGGGATCGCGTCGCGACCGTGATGGGCAAGAGCGTGGACCTGGTGGCGGTCGTGCTGGGCGTCTGGCGCGTCGGCGCGGTGTATGTCCCGTTGTTCACCGCCTTCGCGGAGGACGCGATCGGGTCCAGGCTCGCCGATGCCGGTGCGGTCCTGGTCGTGGCCGATGCGGAGCAGAGAGCGAAGGTGCCCGAAGGAGACTGGACGATCATTGTCGCCGACGCCGGGGCATCGGACGGCCTGAGTGCGCGGCTCGCCGCGGCCGATCCTGCCGAAGTCGCATCGGTGGCCGTGGGTGGCGATGGTGCGCTGGTGCATATGTTCACCTCCGGTACCACCGGAAAGCCGAAGGGGGTTGTGCACCCTGTCCGGTATGCCGCCGGCTGGCAGGGCTATCTGGAGTTCGGTCTGGGGGCGGGTTCGGACAGTGTTTTCTGGTGTGGAGCCGATCCGGGCTGGGCCTATGGGCTCTACACCGCGATCGTGGCTCCGCTGGCGGCCGGCGTACCGACGATCCTGCTGCGCGGGGGCTTCTCGGCCCTGACGACATGGAAGGTGCTCGAAGACCTGGCGGTCACCGACTTTGCGGCCGCTCCGACGGTGTATCGCGGTCTGCGCGCGTCGGACGCCCCGATTCCTGAAGGTCTTGTGGTGCGCCGGTTGTCCAGCGCAGGGGAGCCGTTGACGCCCGAAGTCAACGAATGGGCCCGTACCGCGCTCGGGCTGGAGGTCCACGACCACTACGGCCAGACCGAGCTGGGCATGCCGATCGGTTTCCCCCATCACCCGCAGCTCGAGCGTCCGGTGCTCGCCGGCGCGATGGGAGTCGCGCTGCCGGGCTGGCGGATCACCGTCCTGCACGAGAGCGACGACGTCCCGGCCGCGCCGGGGCAACCCGGGCGACTCGCGGCGGTAGTCGCCGACAGCCCGTTCATGACCTTTCACGGCTATGTCGGCGGGGTCGGCAGCGACCGATTCCGAGCCGAAGGCGCGTACTTCCTGACGGGCGACATCGCCTCCATCGACACCGACGCAATCGTCCGGTTCTCGGCTCGCGACGACGATGTCATCATTATGGCCGGCTACCGCATCGGCCCCTTCGATATAGAATCGACTCTGCTGCAACACAGCTCGGTCAAGGAATGCGCGGTGGTGGCCGGCCCCGATGACGTGCGAGGCGAGGTCGTCGAGGCATTCGTCGTCCTCGCGCCCGGAACGCCGGAATCCGGCGAGTTGATCGGCGAGTTGCAGAAGTGGGTCAAAGACAACTACGCGGCCCACGCCTATCCACGCCGGATCCACTTCGTCGAGACCCTTCCGAAAACACCCAGCGGCAAGATCCAGCGAGCCCAACTCCGGCGCCGGCGTCGCGAGAGCGCTGACCTGAGCGCGGGTAATCGGTGA
- a CDS encoding enoyl-CoA hydratase/isomerase family protein — MSRNAPVVVARSGPVRTLTLNRPDRRNALDPAMIEALDSALTDAEKDPHTRCLILNGAGKSFCAGADLQYFLSLSEVPGGPTPFLRKVSAVVTRLERSRLPVVAALHGHAVAGGLELALACDVVVASDSTLIGDGHIRNNLLPAAGSSVRMSRKVGDSMARWLALTGRLVPAQRLTATGWLHAVVPGAELLTTAEAVALELAASSGPAQSAFKDLLHSLTTMNEEEGLARELADFEGHWNANDIPASLTEFLRRRTTESETRPANRHMTGA, encoded by the coding sequence GTGAGTCGGAACGCGCCGGTAGTGGTCGCCCGATCCGGGCCGGTCCGGACTCTCACCCTCAACCGCCCCGACCGACGTAACGCCCTGGACCCGGCAATGATCGAGGCACTCGACAGCGCACTGACCGATGCCGAAAAAGACCCGCACACTCGGTGTCTGATTCTCAACGGCGCGGGCAAGAGCTTCTGCGCCGGAGCCGATCTGCAGTACTTCCTGAGTCTGAGCGAGGTTCCCGGCGGGCCGACGCCGTTCTTGCGGAAGGTCTCGGCGGTGGTGACCCGCCTGGAACGCAGCCGGCTGCCGGTGGTGGCTGCGCTGCACGGCCACGCGGTCGCGGGTGGGCTGGAACTCGCACTGGCGTGCGACGTTGTCGTCGCGAGCGATTCGACGCTCATCGGCGATGGTCACATTCGCAACAACCTGCTGCCGGCGGCCGGGTCCAGCGTGCGGATGTCGCGCAAAGTGGGCGATTCCATGGCGCGGTGGCTCGCACTGACCGGTCGGCTGGTGCCGGCGCAGCGGCTCACTGCTACCGGATGGCTCCATGCCGTGGTTCCCGGCGCGGAGTTGCTGACTACGGCCGAAGCGGTCGCGCTGGAACTTGCAGCGAGCAGCGGCCCGGCCCAGTCGGCGTTCAAAGACTTGCTGCACAGCCTGACCACCATGAACGAGGAAGAAGGCTTGGCGCGAGAGCTCGCTGACTTCGAAGGCCACTGGAATGCCAACGATATACCCGCGTCGCTGACCGAATTCCTGCGTCGTCGAACAACCGAATCCGAAACCCGACCCGCGAACCGTCATATGACAGGAGCATGA